One part of the Quercus lobata isolate SW786 chromosome 7, ValleyOak3.0 Primary Assembly, whole genome shotgun sequence genome encodes these proteins:
- the LOC115953277 gene encoding proteoglycan 4, with product MSYRSVRESLIGGRNIPAVSQHRRGHSLTSISNSNSKVNSSAAVPDENLDLFSKNRRTLSVTSSDESSDVSVKLGRLSIGSAKVSRSGIDDLLSSTDGGKHDYDWLLTPPGTPDFLSSGGKESQPISAAPRSSSLARSTSAVKSSRLSVSQSESNHTSRPSRSSSVTRSSLSTSQYSTYSSNRSSSILNTSSASVSSYTRPSSPITRSPSTARPSTPSSRQTPSRSSTPSRARPTPTSSSIDKPRTSLSSRPSTPSSRPQIPANLNSPTARSISRPSTPTRPSTPTRRNSLPAVSQTVGPSTSVGRILSNGRASAPSSRPSSPVPRVRPPPQPIVPPDFPLETPPNLRTTLPADRPVSAGRSRPGAAATVKGNSEAPAPTNISRRQSSPIVSRGRLTEPTGRGRVHANGHHADVHEPRKPSHLPELAMRKPVKSSTTATESTGFGRTISKKSLDMAIRHMDIRNGTGNNRPLSGTTLFPQSIRSATQKIQSIRALSAPPPIINNGSLQNSKHGVYSENGNNNINRPVNNGNELDDGGRYSSRLGEVDIYESSRYDAILLKEDLKNTNWLHSIDDKFDQGPIFDNGFESLPEPFGLL from the exons ATGAGTTATCGGAGTGTGAGGGAGTCTCTGATCGGAGGGAGGAATATTCCGGCGGTTTCGCAGCACCGGCGAGGTCATAGTCTGACCTCGATTTCCAACTCCAATTCCAAGGTCAACAGCTCCGCCGCCGTCCCCGACGAGAATTTGGATCTCTTCTCCAAAAATCGCCGCACTCTCTCCGTCACGTCCTCCGACGAATCTTCCGACG TTTCAGTGAAGTTGGGGAGACTTTCAATTGGATCAGCAAAAGTGTCTCGAAGTGGGATTGATGATCTTTTGTCATCTACAGATGGAGGAAAGCATGATTATGAttg GCTTCTCACTCCTCCTGGAACTCCTGATTTTCTTTCGTCGGGGGGAAAAGAGTCTCAACCAATTTCAGCAGCTCCGAGAAGTAGTTCTTTAGCTAGATCAACTTCTGCCGTAAAGTCTTCAAGG CTTTCTGTATCACAATCAGAGAGTAACCATACATCAAGACCAAGTAGAAGCAGTTCCGTTACACGTTCATCCCTCTCCACTTCACAATATAGTACCTATTCCTCAAACAGATCCTCCTCAATCCTTAACACAAGCTCAGCTTCAGTCTCATCTTATACCAGACCATCGTCTCCCATCACCCGCTCTCCATCTACAGCAAGACCTTCTACTCCATCCTCCCGCCAGACACCATCGCGCTCCTCAACTCCTTCAAGAGCACGTCCAACCCCAACTAGCTCTTCCATTGACAAACCTCGGACATCACTAAGCTCAAGACCCTCAACTCCTAGTTCTAGGCCCCAAATTCCTGCAAATTTGAATTCCCCTACTGCTCGATCAATTTCTCGTCCATCTACCCCCACTCGTCCATCTACCCCCACTCGTCGAAATTCATTACCTGCTGTTTCTCAAACTGTTGGTCCTTCAACTTCAGTTGGGCGCATTCTATCAAATGGGCGTGCTTCAGCACCATCATCTAGACCAAGCTCACCAGTTCCACGAGTTCGTCCCCCACCACAGCCAATTGTCCCCCCTGATTTTCCCCTTGAAACACCACCAAATCTCAGAACAACTTTACCTGCAGACAGACCAGTTTCTGCTGGTAGGTCTCGTCCAGGTGCTGCTGCCACTGTGAAAGGGAACTCAGAAGCTCCAGCTCCCACCAATATATCAAGAAGACAATCATCGCCTATTGTCTCAAGGGGAAGACTTACTGAGCCTACTGGAAGAGGCCGTGTACATGCCAATGGACACCATGCTGATGTTCATGAGCCTCGGAAGCCCTCACATCTCCCAGAGTTAGCCATGAGGAAACCTGTGAAGAGTTCAACAACTGCCACAGAGAGCACTGGATTTGGAAGGACTATCTCAAAGAAATCACTGGATATGGCTATCAGGCATATG GATATAAGAAATGGCACGGGGAACAATCGTCCACTTTCAGGCACCACTCTCTTCCCTCAAAGCATACGATCTGCCACACAAAAAATCCAATCCATTCGTGCTCTGAGTGCTCCACCACCCATCATCAACAATGGAAGCCTGCAAAACAGCAAGCATGGAGTATACTCAGAGAATGGAAACAACAATATTAATAGGCCTGTGAATAATGGAAATGAATTGGATGATGGAGGACGATATTCTTCAAGATTGGGTGAAGTAGATATCTATGAGAGCTCCCGATATGATGCAATATTGCTCAAGGAAGACTTGAAGAATACAAACTGGCTGCACAGTATTGATGATAAGTTCGACCAAGGACCAATCTTTGATAATGGATTTGAGTCCCTACCAGAACCGTTTGGCCTATTATAG